The Thermodesulfovibrio thiophilus DSM 17215 genome includes the window CAGGCAAAGGTGGGGTAGGAAAGAGCACAGTATCAACAAACATTGCAGTTGGTCTTTCACAAAAAGGTTATCAGGTTGGACTTCTTGATATTGATATTCATGGACCGAATATACCCAATATGCTTGGATTGCAGGGACATTCTCCTTTAATGACTGATATGGGAC containing:
- a CDS encoding P-loop NTPase, coding for MTEDKNSCECNERQEIKKDISLKATVSGIKKKILILSGKGGVGKSTVSTNIAVGLSQKGYQVGLLDIDIHGPNIPNMLGLQGHSPLMTDMG